In Georgenia soli, a genomic segment contains:
- the fabG gene encoding 3-oxoacyl-ACP reductase FabG — protein sequence MSDSKPLDGKVALVTGAARGIGRGIALVLAERGATVVVADMDADQASATAEAAGNGSTGLALNVADREAVDAAVAEVVERHGKIDILVNNAGINRDAMLWKMTDEQWDDVIAVDLSGVFYMCRAVGAHMRQQKYGRIVNISSASWMGNIGQTNYAAAKAGVVGLTRSIAKELARSQITANAICPGFIETDMTRGMPENLFAAQLDKIPLQRAGQPEDVARVVAFLASDDAAYVTGEVVNVGGGYKL from the coding sequence ATGTCTGACAGCAAGCCTCTCGACGGGAAGGTCGCCCTCGTCACGGGGGCCGCCCGCGGCATCGGGCGAGGCATCGCCCTGGTGCTCGCCGAGCGTGGCGCCACCGTGGTCGTCGCGGACATGGACGCGGACCAGGCGAGCGCCACCGCCGAGGCGGCCGGCAACGGCAGCACGGGTCTCGCGCTGAACGTCGCGGACCGGGAGGCGGTCGACGCCGCCGTCGCCGAGGTGGTCGAGCGGCACGGCAAGATCGACATCCTCGTCAACAACGCGGGCATTAACCGCGACGCGATGCTGTGGAAGATGACGGACGAGCAGTGGGACGACGTCATCGCCGTCGACCTGTCCGGCGTCTTCTACATGTGCCGCGCGGTCGGGGCCCACATGCGCCAGCAGAAGTACGGCCGCATCGTCAACATCTCCTCGGCGTCCTGGATGGGCAACATCGGGCAGACCAACTACGCCGCCGCCAAGGCGGGCGTCGTCGGCCTCACCCGATCCATCGCCAAGGAGCTCGCCCGCTCGCAGATCACCGCCAACGCGATCTGCCCCGGCTTCATCGAGACGGACATGACGCGCGGGATGCCGGAGAACCTGTTCGCGGCGCAGCTGGACAAGATCCCGCTCCAGCGCGCCGGCCAGCCCGAGGACGTCGCCCGCGTGGTCGCCTTCCTCGCGAGCGACGACGCCGCCTACGTCACCGGCGAGGTCGTCAACGTCGGCGGGGGTTACAAGCTGTGA
- a CDS encoding LacI family DNA-binding transcriptional regulator gives MSNDDILGGGRAVSAAGLARLLGVSSAAVSYALNGRRGVSDELRRRILDAAVEHGMDIPAAALRPATQPVLGLVLADVGNPYYSEMAISVTDAARERGFEVFLSNSSDAPESVAAAVDAMIHHGVDGVLITALQAGNADVCRPLRAARIPFVQISRRMLSAEADFVGIDDLAAGAEVMDHVLDHGYTKVAVVGGPVSSSASAHRADGFRRALRVRGVDLPRAWNITGGLNEVDGARAARHLLDQPELPEVIVCGTDAIALGVIAVLAGRGLQVPDDIAVTGFDGLTTARTSLVDITTVVQPRPRMAAEAVRLLHERQRTPNAPAQSIVLPHGLYIGKSCGCATRTEKIHV, from the coding sequence ATGAGCAACGATGACATTTTGGGCGGGGGCAGGGCTGTCTCCGCGGCCGGTCTGGCACGCCTGCTCGGCGTCAGCTCGGCGGCCGTCTCCTACGCCTTGAACGGACGACGGGGCGTGTCCGACGAGCTGCGGCGACGCATCCTCGACGCCGCCGTCGAGCACGGGATGGACATCCCGGCGGCGGCTCTTCGGCCCGCCACCCAGCCCGTGCTGGGGCTGGTGCTGGCCGACGTCGGCAACCCGTACTACTCGGAGATGGCGATCTCGGTCACCGACGCGGCCCGGGAGCGCGGGTTCGAGGTGTTCCTCAGCAACAGCAGCGACGCCCCTGAGTCGGTGGCTGCCGCCGTCGACGCGATGATCCACCACGGCGTGGACGGCGTGCTGATCACCGCCCTGCAGGCGGGCAACGCCGACGTATGCCGCCCCCTGCGTGCGGCCCGCATCCCCTTCGTCCAGATCTCGCGCCGGATGCTCTCCGCCGAGGCGGACTTCGTCGGGATCGACGACCTCGCGGCCGGCGCCGAGGTGATGGACCACGTGCTCGATCACGGCTACACCAAGGTCGCCGTGGTGGGAGGCCCCGTCAGCTCATCCGCGTCGGCGCACCGGGCCGACGGCTTCCGCCGCGCGCTCCGCGTCCGCGGCGTCGACCTGCCGCGTGCCTGGAACATCACCGGCGGCCTGAACGAGGTCGACGGCGCACGTGCCGCCCGGCACCTCCTCGACCAGCCGGAGCTGCCCGAGGTCATCGTCTGCGGGACCGACGCGATCGCCCTGGGCGTGATCGCCGTCCTCGCTGGCCGCGGCCTGCAGGTCCCCGACGACATCGCGGTGACGGGGTTCGACGGGCTGACCACCGCCCGCACGAGCCTCGTGGACATCACCACCGTCGTGCAGCCGCGACCCCGCATGGCGGCCGAGGCGGTCCGTCTCCTTCACGAGCGGCAGCGCACCCCGAACGCTCCCGCCCAGTCCATCGTGCTCCCGCACGGCCTGTACATCGGAAAGAGCTGTGGCTGTGCCACAAGAACGGAGAAGATCCATGTCTGA
- the betT gene encoding choline BCCT transporter BetT, protein MTAEHEATPSTEESRIDRGRFGATERRRPRTDDERRAPISSAELSKGPTELAEDRGPRVNWRVFIISAAVIVAFSLWAMLAPTHAANVMREMVLGIATNLGWVYVVTVVAVILFVLWVAFSKEGQVRLGPDHSRPQYNLFTWVAMLFGAGVGIDLLFYSVTGPIAQYMMPPTGDPQSAQAAQDAVVWTMFHYGISGWSMYSLLGMAMGYFAYRWGMPLSIRAALYPLLGKRVRGAAGDAIDIFALIGTVFGVATSMGIGVVLLNVGFSWLFGLPEGLALQIALVLVAVVMTIAGCLSGVDKGIRIVSELNLWIAGAMMLYILVTGQTAFLLNALVTNIGRFIGTLPARTLETFAYEADGASWMGGWTLFFWAFWLAWGPFVGLFLARISRGRTLREFVIAAITAPVLCDFVIVSIFGNSALSVVMGGDTEFAQLAIDQPEQGWYALLEMFPGAAFLIGLATLSGLLFYLTSANSGAMVMANFSSTIPDPAQDGAKWLRIFWAVVTALLTIAMLVAGGVTTMEYATLIFAFPVTIIAYLVMASFSKVLRMERAEREGQVVRRRSAAAHGGQVPEKTWKQRLAQLRSYPSKRAVAQFMERVVHPALTAVAAEFREQGYEATLTTTPNPETDVDEHTLVVNMEEHRDFHYQTAAVQAPVPSIGGRPMSKGDDIYYKIEVFTQTGTEGYDLMGLTQQQVINDVLDRYEAHLSFLRYSSEHDYASVLTPAAPAGPPVPVVADDVERVES, encoded by the coding sequence GTGACAGCCGAGCACGAAGCGACACCCAGCACCGAAGAGTCGAGGATCGACCGCGGCCGGTTCGGCGCGACGGAGCGGCGCCGGCCCCGGACCGACGACGAGCGCCGGGCCCCCATCTCCAGCGCCGAGCTCAGCAAGGGCCCCACCGAGCTGGCGGAGGACCGCGGCCCGCGCGTGAACTGGCGCGTGTTCATCATCTCGGCCGCCGTGATCGTGGCCTTCTCGCTGTGGGCGATGCTCGCCCCCACCCACGCCGCGAACGTCATGCGCGAGATGGTCCTGGGCATCGCGACGAACCTCGGCTGGGTCTACGTCGTCACCGTGGTCGCGGTGATCCTCTTCGTGCTCTGGGTGGCCTTCTCGAAGGAGGGCCAGGTGCGCCTGGGACCGGACCACTCCCGGCCCCAGTACAACCTGTTCACGTGGGTGGCCATGCTCTTCGGCGCCGGCGTCGGCATCGACCTGCTGTTCTACTCGGTCACCGGCCCGATCGCGCAGTACATGATGCCGCCGACGGGCGACCCGCAGTCCGCCCAGGCCGCCCAGGACGCCGTCGTGTGGACGATGTTCCACTACGGCATCTCCGGCTGGTCGATGTACTCCCTGCTGGGGATGGCGATGGGCTACTTCGCCTACCGGTGGGGCATGCCGCTGTCGATCCGCGCGGCGCTGTACCCGCTGCTCGGCAAGCGGGTGCGCGGCGCCGCCGGTGACGCCATCGACATCTTCGCCCTCATCGGCACCGTCTTCGGCGTCGCGACCTCCATGGGCATCGGGGTCGTCCTGCTCAACGTCGGCTTCTCCTGGCTGTTCGGCCTGCCCGAGGGGCTGGCGCTGCAGATCGCCCTGGTGCTGGTCGCCGTCGTCATGACCATCGCCGGCTGCCTCTCCGGCGTGGACAAGGGCATCCGCATCGTCTCGGAGCTCAACCTGTGGATCGCCGGCGCGATGATGCTCTACATCCTCGTCACCGGGCAGACCGCGTTCCTGCTCAACGCCCTCGTCACCAACATCGGCCGGTTCATCGGCACCCTGCCCGCCCGCACCCTGGAGACCTTCGCCTACGAGGCCGACGGTGCCAGCTGGATGGGCGGCTGGACCCTCTTCTTCTGGGCGTTCTGGCTGGCGTGGGGCCCGTTCGTCGGCCTGTTCCTGGCCCGCATCTCCCGCGGCCGCACCCTGCGCGAGTTCGTCATCGCCGCCATCACCGCGCCGGTGCTGTGCGACTTCGTCATCGTCTCGATCTTCGGCAACTCCGCGCTGTCGGTCGTCATGGGAGGCGACACCGAGTTCGCCCAGCTCGCCATCGACCAGCCGGAGCAGGGCTGGTACGCGCTGCTGGAGATGTTCCCCGGCGCCGCGTTCCTCATCGGCCTGGCCACCCTGTCCGGCCTGCTCTTCTACCTCACCAGCGCCAACTCCGGCGCCATGGTGATGGCGAACTTCTCCTCCACCATCCCCGACCCCGCCCAGGACGGCGCCAAGTGGCTCCGGATCTTCTGGGCCGTGGTCACCGCGCTGCTGACCATCGCCATGCTCGTGGCCGGCGGCGTCACCACCATGGAGTACGCGACGCTGATCTTCGCCTTCCCGGTCACGATCATCGCCTACCTCGTGATGGCCTCGTTCTCGAAGGTGCTGCGCATGGAGCGGGCCGAGCGCGAGGGGCAGGTCGTCCGCCGGCGCTCCGCCGCGGCCCACGGCGGCCAGGTGCCCGAGAAGACGTGGAAGCAGCGCCTCGCCCAGCTGCGCTCGTACCCGTCGAAGCGGGCGGTCGCGCAGTTCATGGAGCGGGTGGTGCACCCGGCCCTGACCGCCGTCGCCGCCGAGTTCCGGGAGCAGGGCTACGAGGCGACGCTGACGACCACCCCGAACCCCGAGACGGACGTCGACGAGCACACGCTGGTGGTCAACATGGAGGAGCACCGCGACTTCCACTACCAGACGGCCGCGGTCCAGGCCCCGGTGCCCAGCATCGGCGGCCGGCCCATGTCCAAGGGCGACGACATCTACTACAAGATCGAGGTCTTCACCCAGACCGGCACCGAGGGCTACGACCTCATGGGCCTGACCCAGCAGCAGGTCATCAACGACGTCCTCGACCGCTACGAGGCGCACCTGTCGTTCCTGCGCTACTCCAGCGAGCACGACTACGCTTCGGTCCTCACTCCCGCGGCCCCGGCCGGCCCGCCGGTCCCGGTCGTCGCGGACGACGTCGAGCGCGTCGAGAGCTAG
- a CDS encoding septum formation family protein: MRKTALAALALAGTFALAGCSDSAGEEAAAPAPATSAAAEETQAESETVDAFDVEVGDCILYPEEQAAEQATGTTEAPAEIETVSCDQPHDSQVYTVFDLPGGDFPGDDEIIAAADERCGADFEGFVGNSYDNSVLDIEYFFPSEESWNFDDDREVACMVYHMEGEQLTASAEGSAL; this comes from the coding sequence ATGCGCAAGACAGCACTGGCCGCCCTGGCCCTCGCCGGCACCTTCGCCCTCGCAGGCTGCAGCGACAGCGCCGGGGAGGAGGCGGCCGCCCCCGCTCCCGCGACCTCCGCCGCCGCCGAGGAGACCCAGGCGGAGTCGGAGACGGTCGACGCGTTCGACGTCGAGGTCGGCGACTGCATCCTCTACCCCGAGGAGCAGGCCGCCGAGCAGGCGACCGGGACCACCGAGGCGCCCGCCGAGATCGAGACCGTCTCCTGCGACCAGCCGCACGACAGCCAGGTCTACACCGTCTTCGACCTGCCCGGCGGCGACTTCCCCGGCGACGACGAGATCATCGCCGCCGCGGACGAGCGGTGCGGGGCCGACTTCGAGGGCTTCGTCGGCAACTCCTACGACAACTCCGTGCTCGACATCGAGTACTTCTTCCCGTCCGAGGAGTCCTGGAACTTCGACGACGACCGCGAGGTCGCGTGCATGGTCTACCACATGGAGGGTGAGCAGCTCACCGCCTCCGCCGAGGGCTCCGCGCTCTGA
- a CDS encoding dihydrofolate reductase family protein has product MAEETGGASDMFGTSRSELLVDFIVSLDGFASAEGWPGWWGLEGPEYLDWLEEQPEGRYTILMGANTYRLMSGFAAEFDAAAAEEPTDEQSSIDELGRAQKIVFSSTLEGEPPWPNTRLVRGDAVAAVTEMKRSGAGPMRTMGSLTLCRSLLAAGLVDRLRLVVFPVITGRTGRERIFEGYPDVALDLVQSRTFDRRLQLLEYVPTVLPGPPGSPAA; this is encoded by the coding sequence ATGGCCGAGGAGACCGGCGGGGCGTCCGACATGTTCGGGACGTCCCGGTCGGAGCTGCTGGTGGACTTCATCGTCTCGTTGGACGGCTTCGCGTCCGCGGAGGGGTGGCCGGGGTGGTGGGGGCTGGAGGGGCCGGAGTACCTCGACTGGCTCGAGGAGCAGCCCGAGGGCAGGTACACGATCCTGATGGGCGCCAACACGTACCGGCTGATGTCCGGCTTCGCCGCCGAGTTCGACGCCGCGGCCGCCGAGGAGCCGACGGACGAGCAGTCGAGCATCGACGAGCTGGGCCGGGCGCAGAAGATCGTCTTCTCCTCGACGCTCGAGGGGGAGCCGCCGTGGCCGAACACCCGCCTGGTGCGCGGGGACGCCGTGGCGGCCGTGACGGAGATGAAGCGGAGCGGTGCCGGACCGATGCGCACGATGGGGAGCCTGACCCTGTGCCGGTCGCTCCTCGCCGCCGGACTGGTGGACCGGCTGCGGCTGGTCGTCTTCCCGGTGATCACGGGCAGGACCGGCCGTGAGCGGATCTTCGAGGGCTATCCCGACGTCGCCCTCGACCTGGTCCAGAGCCGCACGTTCGACCGCCGGCTCCAGCTGCTGGAGTACGTGCCGACCGTCCTCCCCGGGCCGCCGGGCTCTCCCGCGGCCTGA
- a CDS encoding CoA-transferase, with translation MTRFITIDEVAGLVPDGATVVSDGMTLMGVADEVLAAIERSFLSTAQPRDLTWVHSAGQSNRVEGLARVAHEGLLRRVVGSHWGLNPPMAELLGDDKAEAVCLPQGQLSTLFRTIAAKRPGQLSTVGLGTYVDPRGDGGRINASAKANIAPDEYVELLELHGEEYLFYKSFKLDVAIIRGSAVDRLGNLSQREEVSGLDALAIAQAVHNSGGIVIAQVRDVVEPGEIDARDVTVPAVLVDYVVQTSDAAAHHRQSHTFPEFNADLITGYVSPENVGQAFEAQDMAEDRVAVGVRGVTLVQPGDVINVGTGIPADTIGRALTRANLLDKVHLTVESGTYGGIPLGVVDFGCSIHPQAIIGHPQQMDFYNGGGVDITFMGIGQFDGVGNVNVSFLGGKAIGCGGFMDIVDGARKLCFLMSASGKHTKFVEKVDQVSYNGRRALAKGQEVYLATQHYLLQLTGRGWVLLDRDEGPDADAALDAIKIALTEEVSA, from the coding sequence GTGACCCGGTTCATCACCATCGACGAGGTCGCCGGTCTGGTGCCCGACGGGGCCACCGTCGTGTCCGACGGCATGACCCTCATGGGCGTGGCCGACGAGGTGCTGGCCGCCATCGAGAGGTCCTTCCTCTCCACGGCTCAGCCGCGCGACCTCACCTGGGTGCACTCCGCGGGCCAGAGCAACCGGGTCGAGGGCCTGGCCCGGGTCGCGCACGAGGGTCTGCTGCGCCGGGTCGTCGGTTCGCACTGGGGTCTCAACCCGCCGATGGCGGAGCTGCTCGGCGACGACAAGGCGGAGGCGGTGTGCCTGCCGCAGGGGCAGCTGTCCACCCTCTTCCGCACGATCGCCGCGAAGCGCCCCGGCCAGCTCTCCACCGTCGGCCTGGGCACCTACGTCGACCCCCGCGGCGACGGCGGCCGCATCAACGCCTCCGCGAAGGCGAACATCGCGCCGGACGAGTACGTCGAGCTCCTCGAGCTGCACGGCGAGGAGTACCTCTTCTACAAGTCCTTCAAGCTCGACGTCGCCATCATCCGCGGCTCCGCCGTCGACCGGCTCGGCAACCTCAGCCAGCGTGAGGAGGTCTCCGGGCTCGACGCCCTGGCGATCGCCCAGGCCGTCCACAACAGCGGCGGCATCGTCATCGCCCAGGTGCGCGACGTCGTCGAGCCCGGGGAGATCGACGCCCGCGACGTCACCGTCCCCGCCGTGCTGGTCGACTACGTGGTGCAGACCTCCGACGCGGCGGCGCACCACCGCCAGTCGCACACGTTCCCGGAGTTCAACGCCGACCTCATCACCGGCTACGTCTCCCCGGAGAACGTCGGCCAGGCGTTCGAGGCGCAGGACATGGCGGAGGACCGGGTCGCCGTGGGCGTCCGCGGCGTCACCCTGGTCCAGCCCGGCGACGTGATCAACGTGGGCACCGGCATCCCGGCCGACACCATCGGCCGCGCCCTCACCCGCGCGAACCTGCTCGACAAGGTGCACCTGACGGTCGAGTCGGGAACCTACGGCGGCATCCCGCTCGGAGTCGTGGACTTCGGTTGCAGCATCCATCCGCAGGCCATCATCGGCCACCCGCAGCAGATGGACTTCTACAACGGCGGCGGCGTGGACATCACGTTCATGGGGATCGGCCAGTTCGACGGCGTGGGCAACGTCAACGTCTCCTTCCTCGGCGGCAAGGCCATCGGCTGCGGCGGGTTCATGGACATCGTCGACGGCGCACGCAAGCTGTGCTTCCTCATGTCCGCCAGCGGCAAGCACACCAAGTTCGTGGAGAAGGTCGACCAGGTCAGCTACAACGGCCGCCGCGCCCTGGCCAAGGGGCAGGAGGTCTACCTCGCCACCCAGCACTACCTGCTTCAGCTCACCGGGCGTGGCTGGGTCCTGCTCGACCGGGACGAGGGCCCCGACGCCGACGCCGCCCTCGACGCCATCAAGATCGCACTGACGGAGGAAGTTTCAGCATGA
- a CDS encoding SpoIIE family protein phosphatase, with product MADHPDERAGGRDGGTATTPHQLAAAGVGTYEVDLGTRRLSTDASAREIFGADSVTELEQRVHPDDLPPLRDVLNGMLGDEPEYDLRFRVRDGDGTVRWAATHGRLQRDPDGAPSRLIGVVFAATPVREEYLPDAAFLETVPAAFMALSHFWRFTYVNTAAERVLGRTREELLGHELWELFPALVGSEFEHQYRRAMTTGHPVAFDAFYAPLDAWYEVRAALGPHGLSVYILDVTTRHALQEHTERAARRTQLTARLMTELVGTLNVQETASRIARTVVPELGDWGVVSVAGLDDVGGLRGMADVGWWHPDPARRPLVERYAHHRQEALRDDSFLNRALASGEVVSVPADAVARIQQAMAPGPARELIAELAPASATMLPLRSRGRTLGAISLFNGPGRTPLGGADLETAREIADRAALVLDNAYLYQRQRQVAEELQLSLLTDPPVLDHLDVAVRYVPAAEAAKVGGDWYDVFAPGRDATVVIGDVTGHDLHAAAFMGQIRSLLRGIAVTTGSGPADLLAEVDRALHALGHTTPASGVVAQLDAHTQPVRVRWSNAGHPPPMLVRPDGAVEMLAGSNLLLGVRPGTQRSESALTLEPGATLLLYTDGLVERRDGGLLAGVRRLRGVLAEVGALGVEELCDALLATLLPDQPDDDVALVVIRPR from the coding sequence GTGGCAGACCACCCCGACGAGCGAGCAGGAGGCCGCGACGGCGGCACCGCAACGACCCCGCACCAGCTCGCGGCCGCGGGCGTCGGCACCTACGAGGTCGACCTGGGAACCCGCCGGCTGAGCACCGACGCGAGCGCTCGGGAGATCTTCGGCGCCGACTCCGTCACCGAGCTCGAGCAGCGCGTGCACCCCGACGACCTGCCGCCGCTGCGGGACGTGCTGAACGGGATGCTCGGGGACGAGCCGGAGTACGACCTGCGCTTCCGGGTGCGCGACGGTGACGGGACCGTGCGGTGGGCCGCCACCCACGGCCGCCTGCAGCGGGATCCCGACGGCGCGCCGAGCCGGCTGATCGGCGTGGTCTTCGCCGCCACACCCGTGCGCGAGGAGTACCTGCCCGACGCCGCGTTCCTGGAGACGGTGCCGGCGGCGTTCATGGCGCTGAGCCACTTCTGGCGGTTCACCTACGTCAACACGGCCGCCGAACGCGTGCTGGGCCGCACCCGGGAGGAGCTGCTCGGCCACGAGCTGTGGGAGCTCTTCCCGGCGCTCGTGGGCTCGGAGTTCGAGCACCAGTACCGGCGGGCGATGACCACCGGGCACCCCGTGGCCTTCGACGCCTTCTACGCCCCGCTGGACGCCTGGTACGAGGTCCGTGCCGCACTGGGCCCGCACGGGCTCTCCGTCTACATCCTCGACGTCACCACCCGGCACGCGCTGCAGGAGCACACCGAGCGGGCCGCCCGCCGGACGCAGCTGACGGCGCGCCTGATGACCGAGCTCGTCGGCACCCTCAACGTGCAGGAGACGGCGAGCCGCATCGCACGCACGGTCGTCCCGGAGCTCGGGGACTGGGGCGTCGTGTCGGTGGCCGGGCTGGACGACGTGGGCGGCCTGCGGGGCATGGCCGACGTCGGCTGGTGGCACCCCGACCCCGCGCGCCGACCCCTGGTGGAGCGGTACGCCCATCACCGGCAGGAGGCCCTGCGGGACGACTCCTTCCTCAACCGCGCGCTGGCCAGCGGCGAGGTCGTCAGCGTGCCGGCGGACGCCGTCGCACGCATCCAGCAGGCCATGGCCCCCGGGCCGGCTCGCGAGCTCATCGCCGAGCTGGCTCCGGCCTCCGCGACGATGCTGCCGCTGCGATCCCGCGGCCGCACCCTCGGCGCGATCAGCCTGTTCAACGGCCCGGGCCGCACGCCGCTGGGCGGGGCGGACCTCGAGACGGCCCGCGAGATCGCCGACCGGGCCGCCCTGGTCCTCGACAACGCCTACCTCTACCAGCGGCAGCGGCAGGTGGCCGAGGAGCTGCAGCTCTCGCTGCTGACCGACCCGCCGGTCCTGGACCACCTCGACGTCGCGGTGCGGTACGTCCCGGCGGCCGAGGCGGCCAAGGTGGGCGGCGACTGGTACGACGTCTTCGCCCCCGGCCGCGACGCCACCGTCGTCATCGGCGACGTCACCGGCCACGACCTCCACGCCGCCGCTTTCATGGGGCAGATCCGCTCGCTGCTGCGCGGCATCGCGGTGACCACCGGCTCGGGTCCCGCAGACCTGCTCGCCGAGGTCGACCGCGCGCTGCACGCGCTCGGGCACACCACGCCCGCCTCCGGCGTGGTCGCCCAGCTCGACGCGCACACCCAGCCCGTCCGCGTGCGCTGGTCCAACGCCGGCCACCCGCCGCCGATGCTGGTCCGGCCGGACGGCGCCGTGGAGATGCTGGCGGGCTCGAACCTGCTCCTCGGGGTCCGCCCCGGCACGCAGCGGTCCGAGTCGGCGCTCACCCTGGAGCCGGGCGCCACGCTCCTGCTCTACACCGACGGGCTGGTCGAGCGCCGCGACGGTGGGCTCCTCGCGGGGGTCCGGCGGCTGCGCGGGGTCCTCGCCGAGGTGGGCGCCCTGGGCGTGGAGGAGCTGTGCGACGCCCTGCTCGCCACCCTGCTGCCGGACCAGCCGGACGACGACGTCGCACTCGTCGTGATCCGCCCCCGCTAG
- a CDS encoding DivIVA domain-containing protein, with amino-acid sequence MSQTSFRTVLRGYDPAEVEQHLGELTAALQGAREQTDELARRVQALEAAESAAAAAVTEANRQREEAERRAEQPAPEPTWSDFGARIGSILQLAEEEAEELRETARQEVAEQREQAAAEAEGLRAEAERYAAQTRSAAEADATRTLERARREADDILDQADHDATVRREEAEAVYEQQRARAAQAAADFETTLAQRRQQAEEDFASRAVAAEQQLVAVQNRAELIRYESEQLQADAEQKARRALEEAERQAHELVSEARTRAERIRNESDRELAAATQRRDSINAQLANVRQMLATLTGGSAPVDPLAVPAPAPQAAPVAEATDGGQAVPADDAAAADDATTADDASAEDPTAENPTAGTGDADDGDATPAAVDDSAEAGAPTPTEDELADADQPDSVEPAETAGARAR; translated from the coding sequence ATGAGCCAGACATCCTTCCGAACCGTCCTTCGGGGCTACGACCCCGCCGAGGTCGAGCAGCACCTCGGGGAGCTGACCGCGGCGCTGCAGGGCGCCCGCGAGCAGACCGACGAGCTCGCCCGCCGGGTGCAGGCCCTCGAGGCGGCCGAGAGCGCCGCGGCGGCCGCGGTCACCGAGGCCAACCGTCAGCGGGAGGAGGCCGAGCGCCGCGCCGAGCAGCCGGCCCCCGAACCGACCTGGTCGGACTTCGGCGCCCGGATCGGCTCGATCCTGCAGCTGGCGGAGGAGGAGGCCGAGGAGCTGCGGGAGACCGCGCGGCAGGAGGTGGCGGAGCAGCGGGAGCAGGCGGCGGCGGAGGCCGAGGGCCTGCGGGCCGAGGCGGAGCGGTACGCCGCGCAGACCCGCAGCGCCGCCGAGGCGGACGCCACCCGCACCCTCGAGCGCGCCCGCCGCGAGGCCGACGACATCCTCGACCAGGCCGACCACGACGCCACCGTGCGCCGCGAGGAGGCCGAGGCCGTGTACGAGCAGCAGCGCGCCCGGGCGGCGCAGGCGGCGGCGGACTTCGAGACGACGCTGGCGCAGCGCCGGCAGCAGGCGGAGGAGGACTTCGCGAGCCGTGCCGTCGCCGCGGAGCAGCAGCTGGTGGCGGTGCAGAACCGCGCGGAGCTGATCCGCTACGAGAGCGAGCAGCTGCAGGCCGACGCCGAGCAGAAGGCCCGCCGCGCGCTGGAGGAGGCCGAGCGGCAGGCGCACGAGCTCGTCAGCGAGGCCCGGACCCGCGCGGAGCGGATCCGCAACGAGTCCGACCGCGAGCTGGCGGCCGCCACCCAGCGCCGCGACAGCATCAACGCCCAGCTCGCCAACGTCCGGCAGATGCTGGCCACGCTCACCGGTGGCAGCGCCCCCGTCGACCCGCTGGCCGTGCCCGCGCCCGCGCCGCAGGCGGCGCCTGTGGCCGAGGCGACGGACGGCGGCCAGGCGGTCCCGGCCGACGACGCAGCAGCGGCCGACGACGCGACCACCGCCGACGACGCGTCGGCCGAGGATCCGACGGCCGAGAACCCGACGGCCGGTACCGGCGATGCCGACGACGGCGACGCGACGCCCGCCGCCGTCGACGACTCCGCCGAGGCGGGTGCGCCCACCCCCACGGAGGATGAGCTGGCCGATGCGGACCAGCCGGACTCGGTGGAGCCGGCGGAGACGGCCGGGGCCCGCGCGCGCTGA